The genomic region CAACACGGTGGAGCAGGCGGTTTCGATCATCGATGAAGTGGGCAGCAACAACCTGTTCATCCAGTATGACCTTTACCACCAGCAGCGCACACGCGGCGAACTGGTCGCGACCTATGAACGTTACAAGCCGCTCATTGCCCATATCCAGCTTGCCGACAATCCGGGCCGCAATGAGCCGGGGACCGGCGAGATCAATTATCCGAACGTGTTCGAAGCGCTGAAAAACGCCGGATACAAGGGCTGGATCGGCTGCGAATACAAGCCGAAGACCACCACCGAGGAAGGTCTCAGCTGGTTCAAACACCATGAAGCCGAACGGCTGACTGCATAATTTCGATTAGGGAGTATACGACATGGCCAAGATAGGCTTCATCGGACTGGGGATCATGGGCACGCCGATGGCGCGTCATCTGCAGGATGCCGGACATCAGATCGTCACCTCGAGGTTCAATCCTCCGCCGCGTCAGGAACTGATCGATAACGGTCTGCAAATCGTGGATACGCCGAAGGCCGTCGCGGAAGAATGCGATACGGTTATTCTCATGCTGCCAGATACGCCGCAGGTGGCCGAAGTCATCTTCGGGGAAGGCGGCGCAATCGGGGGGCTCGGCAAAGGCAAGCTGCTCATCGACATGAGCTCGATCTCGCCCATCGAGACGAAGGAATTCGCAAAGAAGGTCCGTGCAACGGGCGCCGAATATGTCGATGCGCCGGTTTCGGGCGGCGAGGTCGGCGCGAAGAACGCCAGCCTCTCCATCATGGCAGGCGGTTCGCAGGAATCGTTCGACCGTGCGCTGCCGCTTCTGAAGCTCATGGGCAAGAACATCACCCTCGTCGGCGATTGCGGCGACGGCCAGACGACCAAGGTTGCAAACCAGATCATTGTCGCGCTCAATATCGAAGCCGTGGCCGAAGCACTGGTCTTCGCTTCCAAGGCAGGCGCGGACCCGGCAAAGGTGCGCGAAGCCCTGATGGGTGGCTTTGCATCGTCCCGCATTCTCGAAGTGCACGGCGAACGCATGATCAAGCGCACCTTCGATCCGGGCTTCCGTATTTCCCTGCACCAGAAGGATTTGAACCTCGCACTGCAAGGCGCGAAGGCACTCGGCGTTTCGTTGCCGAACACGGCCACGGCGCAGGAGCTGTTCAACTCCTGCGCGGCGCATGGCGATGACGGTCTCGACCATTCGGGTCTGGTACGTGCTCTTGAGAGGATGGCGAACCACGACGTAGCTTGACGTCTCAGGCGAACTCTCTGGAGGGAGAGGGCGGAGCTGGCTGCTTGGAGGAGGTAGCCGGCTCCATTGATTTTAGATCTCGGGCGGGGAATAGTGCCGCCGTTAACACGCGCTCATCGGGAAACTCATGTCTGCCATCACCGATCCCAAGAAGTTTCTGACCAGCCTGTTCGACGCAGCCGTTGCGGCTGCCGATCCAGAACTGGTGATCCGCGCCAATCTTCCGGCCAGGCCGAAGGGACGCACGATTGTCATCGGTGCGGGCAAGGGATCGGCGCAGATGGCGGCGGCTTTCGAGCGCGCCTGGGCTGAAAAACACGACGTCCCGCTGGAGGGCGTGGTGGTCACGCGCTATGGCTATGGCACACCTTGCCAGCGTATCGAGATCATCGAGGCCGCGCATCCGGTTCCCGACGAGGCGGGACTTCAAGCCTCGAAGCGGCTGTTCGATGCCGTGTCCGGTCTCACGGAAGACGATCTCGTGGTGGCGCTTGTCTCGGGCGGCGGATCGGCGCTGCTGCCGTCGCCGCCGGAAGGTCTGACGTTGCAAGATGAGATCGCCGTCAACAAGGCATTGCTCGCTTCCGGCGCGCCTATTTCGGCGATGAATGCCATCCGCAAGCACCTGTCGACGATCAAGGGCGGCAGGCTCGCCGCCGCCGCGCATCCGGCAAAGGTGTTCTCGCTGGTCGTTTCGGATATTCCCGGCGACAACCCGGCCTTCGTCGCTTCCGGCCCGACCGTGCCGGACGCAACAAGCCGCGACGAGGCCTTGAAGATCATCGAACGCTACAGGCTCGAACTGCCACAGGCAGCGCTTGATCACATCAGGAGCGAAGCCGCCCATGCGCCGAAACCGGACGACAAGGTTTTCGCTCGAAACGAGGTGCGGGTGATTGCTTCCGCTGCCGTCTCGCTGGATGCGGCGGTCAAGGAAGCCCGGCGTCATGGCGTCGAAGCGGTGATCCTGTCCGATTCAATGGAAGGTGAGGCGCGGGAAGTGGCACATGTTCATGCAGCGATTGCCCGCGAAGTGGCCGACCGCGACCGCCCGTTCAAGAAACCCGTGGTCATTCTGTCGGGCGGCGAAACGACCGTCACCATTCGCGGCAAGGGTGGCCCAGGAGGTGGCAAAGGTGGGCGCAACAGCGAGTTCCTGCTGTCATTCGCGCTCGATATCGATGGCTATGACAACATCCATGCGCTCGCCGCCGACACGGACGGCATTGACGGCTCGGAAGACAATGCCGGAGCCTTTGCCGATGGTTCTACGGTTTCACGCCTGCAAAAGGCGGGCGAGGATGGCGCTGCGCGTCTCGCCAACAACGACGCATGGACGGCATTCGACGCCATCGATGATCTGTTCGTGCCGGGGCCAACCGGCACGAACGTCAATGATTTGCGGGCTATTTTGATAACGGAC from Brucella intermedia LMG 3301 harbors:
- a CDS encoding 2-hydroxy-3-oxopropionate reductase, encoding MAKIGFIGLGIMGTPMARHLQDAGHQIVTSRFNPPPRQELIDNGLQIVDTPKAVAEECDTVILMLPDTPQVAEVIFGEGGAIGGLGKGKLLIDMSSISPIETKEFAKKVRATGAEYVDAPVSGGEVGAKNASLSIMAGGSQESFDRALPLLKLMGKNITLVGDCGDGQTTKVANQIIVALNIEAVAEALVFASKAGADPAKVREALMGGFASSRILEVHGERMIKRTFDPGFRISLHQKDLNLALQGAKALGVSLPNTATAQELFNSCAAHGDDGLDHSGLVRALERMANHDVA
- a CDS encoding glycerate kinase — protein: MSAITDPKKFLTSLFDAAVAAADPELVIRANLPARPKGRTIVIGAGKGSAQMAAAFERAWAEKHDVPLEGVVVTRYGYGTPCQRIEIIEAAHPVPDEAGLQASKRLFDAVSGLTEDDLVVALVSGGGSALLPSPPEGLTLQDEIAVNKALLASGAPISAMNAIRKHLSTIKGGRLAAAAHPAKVFSLVVSDIPGDNPAFVASGPTVPDATSRDEALKIIERYRLELPQAALDHIRSEAAHAPKPDDKVFARNEVRVIASAAVSLDAAVKEARRHGVEAVILSDSMEGEAREVAHVHAAIAREVADRDRPFKKPVVILSGGETTVTIRGKGGPGGGKGGRNSEFLLSFALDIDGYDNIHALAADTDGIDGSEDNAGAFADGSTVSRLQKAGEDGAARLANNDAWTAFDAIDDLFVPGPTGTNVNDLRAILITD